The Chrysiogenia bacterium genome has a window encoding:
- a CDS encoding VWA domain-containing protein, with protein MRLAAPWWLLALIPLAISVAYLLRARESRRAFVRYSLSGVLRGFSRGPRAAFSELPLALRVLAMVFLIVALARPQGALTRETFEAEGIDIVLALDVSGSMKANDFKPNRLAVARRVASDFVEGRPHDRIGYVTFATTAITRSPLTIDQAALRQIIEGTGFSNEGSTAIGTALATSVNRLRESEAKSKVIILLTDGQNNAGEVDPLTAAELARTMGVRVYTIGAGSREGQSPGLIGRFFGNRPAPVDEDQLTQIAEATGGQYFRAESEEALEQVYDQISRLEKGKIDAGVVRQYREAFAPWALLALLCLLGEFILRRTWLQGLAGA; from the coding sequence ATGCGACTTGCCGCGCCCTGGTGGCTGCTTGCGCTCATCCCGCTGGCAATCAGCGTGGCGTATCTGCTGCGCGCGCGGGAGAGCAGACGCGCCTTCGTGCGCTACTCACTCTCGGGCGTGCTGCGCGGTTTCTCCCGCGGCCCGCGCGCGGCCTTCTCGGAACTGCCGCTTGCATTGCGCGTGCTGGCGATGGTCTTTCTGATCGTTGCCCTGGCGCGGCCCCAGGGCGCGCTCACCCGCGAGACCTTCGAGGCCGAGGGCATCGACATCGTGCTGGCGCTTGATGTCTCAGGCTCGATGAAGGCCAACGACTTCAAACCCAACCGGCTCGCCGTGGCGCGGCGGGTGGCTTCGGACTTTGTCGAGGGCCGTCCCCACGACCGCATCGGCTATGTCACCTTTGCAACAACGGCGATTACGCGCTCGCCGCTCACCATCGATCAGGCCGCGCTTCGCCAGATCATCGAGGGAACCGGTTTTTCCAACGAGGGCTCGACCGCCATCGGCACGGCGCTGGCCACCTCAGTCAACCGCCTCCGCGAATCCGAGGCCAAGAGCAAGGTGATCATCCTGCTCACCGACGGGCAGAACAACGCGGGCGAAGTCGATCCGCTCACTGCCGCCGAGCTGGCGCGCACCATGGGCGTGCGCGTCTACACCATTGGAGCCGGTTCGCGCGAGGGCCAGTCGCCGGGACTGATCGGGCGCTTCTTCGGAAACCGCCCCGCGCCCGTGGACGAAGACCAGCTCACCCAGATCGCCGAGGCGACGGGCGGTCAGTACTTCCGCGCCGAGAGTGAGGAAGCTCTCGAACAGGTCTACGACCAGATCAGCCGGCTCGAAAAAGGAAAGATCGACGCCGGTGTGGTACGCCAGTACCGCGAGGCCTTTGCCCCGTGGGCGTTGCTGGCGCTGCTGTGTCTGCTTGGCGAATTTATTTTGCGGCGCACCTGGCTGCAGGGACTGGCGGGGGCCTGA